Proteins from a single region of Caloramator sp. E03:
- the pyrH gene encoding UMP kinase, with protein MNSPRYKRIMLKLSGEALAGEKGYGIDFDVVKRISSEIKEIVEMGVEVGAVVGGGNIWRGRNGGEMDRTTADYMGMLATCINAMALQDSLESMGVVTRVQTAIEMREIAEPFIRRKAMRHLEKGRVVIFASGTGNPYFSTDTAAALRAAEIEAEVILLAKKIDGVYDSDPHKNMNAKKYDKLTFQEVLEKDLKVMDSTATSLCKDNNIPIIVFALDEVGNIKKAVCGENIGTIVGNF; from the coding sequence ATGAATAGCCCGAGATATAAAAGAATTATGTTAAAACTCAGTGGGGAAGCTCTTGCAGGAGAGAAAGGGTATGGAATTGATTTTGATGTTGTAAAAAGAATTAGCAGCGAAATTAAAGAAATTGTTGAAATGGGAGTAGAAGTTGGTGCTGTTGTTGGCGGCGGTAATATATGGAGAGGTAGAAATGGAGGTGAAATGGATAGGACAACAGCTGATTACATGGGGATGCTTGCAACATGTATAAATGCAATGGCTCTTCAAGATTCATTAGAAAGTATGGGAGTTGTAACTCGTGTACAAACAGCAATTGAAATGAGAGAAATTGCAGAGCCTTTTATAAGAAGAAAGGCAATGAGACATCTTGAAAAAGGAAGAGTTGTTATATTCGCCTCAGGTACAGGAAATCCATATTTTTCAACTGATACAGCAGCTGCACTAAGAGCTGCAGAAATTGAAGCAGAGGTTATTCTTCTTGCAAAAAAAATCGATGGTGTTTATGATAGTGATCCTCATAAGAATATGAATGCAAAAAAATACGATAAACTTACTTTTCAGGAGGTCTTAGAAAAAGATCTCAAAGTTATGGATTCAACAGCTACATCTTTATGCAAAGATAATAACATTCCTATTATTGTTTTTGCATTAGATGAAGTTGGTAATATAAAAAAAGCCGTATGTGGTGAAAACATTGGAACTATTGTTGGAAATTTTTAA
- the frr gene encoding ribosome recycling factor has product MIKEVITITEDKMKKSIEVLKKELQSLKAGRANASMLDKITVDYYGTPTHISAVATISVPEPRMLVIQPWDKSMVKPIEKAIQKSDLGINPISDGQLVRLVVPELTEETRKNLVKVVKKHGEDAKVAIRSIRRDANEKLKNIKKENTHSEDEIKKTEEEVQKLTDNYIKEVDKIVENKEKEIMSV; this is encoded by the coding sequence ATGATAAAGGAAGTTATCACTATAACAGAGGACAAAATGAAAAAATCTATTGAAGTTTTGAAAAAAGAGCTTCAAAGCTTAAAGGCTGGCAGAGCTAATGCTTCAATGCTTGATAAGATAACTGTTGATTACTATGGTACACCAACTCATATATCAGCTGTCGCAACTATTTCAGTTCCAGAACCAAGAATGCTCGTGATTCAACCTTGGGACAAAAGTATGGTAAAACCTATTGAGAAAGCTATTCAAAAATCTGATCTTGGAATCAATCCAATATCTGACGGCCAATTGGTAAGGCTTGTGGTGCCTGAACTTACTGAAGAAACAAGAAAAAATCTTGTTAAAGTTGTAAAAAAGCATGGAGAAGATGCAAAAGTTGCAATAAGATCAATTAGAAGAGATGCAAACGAAAAGTTAAAAAATATTAAAAAAGAAAATACTCATTCAGAAGATGAAATTAAAAAAACAGAAGAAGAAGTTCAAAAGCTTACAGATAATTACATAAAGGAAGTTGATAAAATAGTAGAAAATAAGGAAAAGGAGATTATGTCTGTCTAA
- a CDS encoding isoprenyl transferase, giving the protein MFFKNANNLLEKELLKEIDLDKIPKHIAIIMDGNGRWAKKRNLPRSFGHKAGVETIREIVKVCSNIGVKYLTLYAFSTENWKRPADEVNALMNLLVEYLKGELEELHKNNVIINYIGDISMLPDICQRELINSNIKTKKNTGLMLNLALNYGGRNEIVRAIKNIAKEVYNKNIEIDKIDENLISNYLYTSNIPDPDLLIRTSGELRISNFLLWQIAYTELWFTDVYWPDFKPYHLYKAIKDYQSRDRRFGNVK; this is encoded by the coding sequence ATGTTTTTTAAAAACGCTAATAATTTATTAGAAAAAGAATTATTAAAAGAAATAGATTTAGATAAAATCCCTAAGCATATTGCAATAATTATGGATGGGAATGGTAGATGGGCTAAAAAAAGAAATTTACCAAGGAGTTTTGGGCATAAAGCTGGCGTGGAGACAATAAGAGAAATTGTAAAAGTATGTTCAAATATAGGTGTTAAATATTTAACTTTATATGCTTTTTCAACAGAAAACTGGAAAAGACCTGCAGATGAAGTTAATGCATTAATGAATTTATTAGTAGAATATTTAAAAGGTGAACTTGAGGAACTACATAAAAATAATGTTATTATAAATTATATAGGCGATATTTCTATGCTTCCTGATATATGTCAAAGAGAACTTATTAATTCAAATATTAAAACTAAAAAAAATACAGGGTTGATGCTTAATTTGGCTTTAAATTATGGAGGAAGGAACGAAATAGTTAGAGCTATTAAAAATATAGCAAAAGAAGTTTATAATAAAAATATAGAAATTGATAAAATTGATGAAAATTTAATTTCAAATTATCTTTACACATCAAACATACCAGATCCTGATCTTTTGATAAGAACAAGTGGAGAATTAAGAATTAGCAATTTTTTGTTATGGCAAATAGCTTATACTGAATTGTGGTTTACAGATGTTTATTGGCCTGATTTTAAGCCATATCATCTTTATAAAGCCATAAAAGATTATCAGAGTAGAGATAGACGATTTGGAAACGTAAAATAA
- a CDS encoding phosphatidate cytidylyltransferase, whose protein sequence is MLDRRVISAAIAIPILIFCVTFGGIIFKSAVVLVTGISIYEYILAYKNSDYKIINSVLILGFLLISILIYLDSLKNFILPIIYLILILSMATPIFKRKYNIISSALTITGFIYIVCFFSFLPLIRDYSKGGSYLIWLVFIIAWSCDTAAYYSGKFFGKRKLCPLVSPKKTVEGSIGGIVGSVLGTIIWGIICKNSISFSWTLLIFLGIIGSIVSQLGDLSASLIKRYVGIKDYGYIMPGHGGMLDRFDSILFTIPIVYYYIAILIR, encoded by the coding sequence ATGCTTGATAGAAGGGTTATAAGTGCTGCTATTGCTATTCCAATACTGATATTTTGTGTTACCTTTGGTGGAATAATCTTTAAGTCAGCTGTAGTTTTGGTAACAGGCATAAGTATATATGAATACATATTAGCTTATAAAAATTCTGATTACAAAATTATAAACTCAGTTTTAATATTAGGTTTTTTATTGATATCTATTTTGATTTATTTGGATTCATTAAAAAATTTTATTTTACCAATAATATATTTAATTTTAATATTAAGTATGGCAACACCAATTTTTAAAAGAAAATACAATATAATTTCATCGGCTTTAACAATTACAGGTTTTATATATATAGTTTGTTTTTTTAGTTTCTTACCTTTAATAAGGGATTATTCAAAGGGAGGAAGCTACTTAATTTGGTTAGTTTTTATAATAGCTTGGAGTTGTGATACAGCAGCCTACTATTCAGGAAAATTTTTTGGGAAGAGAAAACTTTGTCCACTGGTTAGCCCCAAAAAAACAGTTGAGGGTTCAATTGGAGGTATTGTAGGAAGTGTTTTAGGAACTATAATATGGGGTATTATTTGCAAAAATAGCATATCTTTTAGCTGGACTTTACTAATATTTCTTGGAATCATAGGTTCAATTGTATCTCAGTTAGGAGATTTATCTGCATCTTTAATTAAAAGATATGTAGGAATAAAAGATTATGGATATATCATGCCTGGGCATGGAGGTATGCTTGATAGATTTGATAGCATACTTTTTACTATACCGATAGTATACTATTATATAGCAATCTTAATAAGATGA
- a CDS encoding AI-2E family transporter, whose amino-acid sequence MLKKNSAILKIIAIIFIITIILKLCLVFLWPFVISIILIIFVEPLINIFNKAGLKRKLACILSYGLFLISLVLIVFFISNYAYKQIIDFFNYLPKLLEELTNNIKFININNNYKQLITSLQNLIITYRSKIFKTIISTINGFIYLFIILMTSILISIDLPKIIKESKKILPLEAFIIIEGVITKINNIITAEIKLVLITTFETVIGLYILGTNNALTIGLICGILDILPIVGPAIIFLPWIVYEVIIKNFAFAIGLILLYVLLQIIRQILEVKFVGTKLKLHPVTTIFSLYIGILIFGIWGVIFGPFMIILTKELYNKYYEGRFRLYL is encoded by the coding sequence ATGTTGAAAAAAAATTCGGCAATACTTAAGATAATAGCAATAATATTTATTATAACAATAATTCTTAAGCTTTGCCTTGTTTTTTTATGGCCTTTTGTTATATCAATCATTTTAATTATATTTGTTGAACCGCTTATTAATATTTTTAATAAAGCAGGTCTTAAAAGAAAGTTGGCATGTATATTAAGCTATGGTCTTTTTCTTATATCTTTGGTTTTAATCGTCTTCTTTATATCTAATTATGCTTATAAACAAATAATAGATTTTTTTAATTACCTTCCAAAGCTTTTGGAAGAGCTTACAAACAATATAAAATTTATAAATATAAATAACAATTATAAACAATTAATAACATCTTTACAAAATCTTATAATAACATATCGTAGTAAAATATTTAAAACTATAATTTCAACAATAAATGGATTTATATATTTATTCATTATTCTTATGACCTCTATTCTTATAAGTATTGATTTGCCCAAAATAATAAAAGAATCAAAAAAAATTTTACCTCTTGAAGCTTTTATTATCATAGAAGGAGTAATAACCAAAATAAATAACATTATTACAGCAGAAATAAAACTCGTATTAATAACAACATTTGAAACTGTTATTGGCCTTTATATATTGGGAACAAATAACGCATTAACTATAGGTTTAATTTGTGGTATACTTGATATATTACCAATTGTTGGTCCAGCAATAATTTTTTTACCATGGATAGTATATGAGGTAATAATAAAAAACTTTGCTTTTGCAATTGGCCTTATACTTTTATATGTTCTTTTGCAAATCATAAGGCAAATACTTGAGGTTAAATTTGTAGGAACGAAATTAAAGCTTCACCCAGTTACAACAATTTTTTCATTATATATTGGAATTTTGATATTTGGTATTTGGGGAGTAATTTTCGGCCCATTTATGATAATTTTAACAAAAGAACTTTATAATAAGTACTATGAAGGGAGATTTAGGTTATACTTATGA
- a CDS encoding 1-deoxy-D-xylulose-5-phosphate reductoisomerase, producing MKKISILGSTGSIGKQTIDIIRKNSDKYKILALSANTNIDLLYEQALEFNPKYLVVMDEKKYSELKLKLSNSKTKVLCGVEGLEFIASLNDADIILNSVVGMIGLKPTIASIRAGKTIALANKETLVVGGEIIKRELKDSKASIIPVDSEHNAIFQCIKGENISSVRKLILTASGGPFRGMKKNELKDITPEMALKHPRWNMGKKISIDSATLMNKALEVIEAHYLFNIDYNFIDVVIHPQSIIHSMVEYIDGSIIAQLSKTDMRHPIQYALDYPNRYESQIGYLNLFDIGEITFEKPDYETFECLKLGLWAAKTGGSMPAVLNAANEEAVNLFLNNKIKFLEIAELIKKVMENHNVIYDITVDKILEIENYIKEYIKSLVD from the coding sequence ATGAAAAAGATATCAATTTTGGGTTCAACAGGTTCAATAGGCAAACAAACAATAGATATTATTAGAAAAAATAGTGATAAATATAAAATTTTAGCTTTATCAGCAAATACAAATATTGACCTTCTATATGAACAAGCCCTTGAATTTAATCCTAAATATTTAGTTGTTATGGATGAAAAAAAATATAGTGAACTTAAATTAAAATTATCCAATTCAAAAACAAAAGTGCTATGTGGAGTAGAGGGCCTCGAATTTATAGCATCTTTGAATGATGCAGATATAATATTGAATTCAGTTGTTGGAATGATTGGATTAAAACCAACAATAGCTTCTATAAGAGCAGGAAAGACAATAGCCTTGGCAAACAAAGAGACATTAGTTGTCGGAGGAGAAATAATAAAACGTGAGTTAAAAGATTCAAAGGCAAGTATAATACCAGTAGATAGTGAACATAATGCAATTTTTCAATGCATTAAAGGAGAAAATATAAGTAGTGTTAGGAAATTAATCTTAACAGCTTCTGGTGGACCTTTTAGAGGTATGAAAAAGAATGAACTTAAAGATATTACTCCTGAAATGGCTCTAAAACATCCAAGATGGAATATGGGAAAAAAAATATCAATTGATTCAGCAACATTAATGAATAAAGCTCTTGAAGTGATAGAAGCTCATTATCTTTTTAATATAGATTATAATTTCATTGATGTTGTCATTCATCCTCAAAGCATTATACATTCGATGGTTGAATACATTGATGGTTCTATTATTGCACAACTTAGTAAAACCGATATGAGACACCCGATACAGTATGCTCTTGATTATCCAAATAGATATGAAAGTCAAATAGGTTATCTTAATTTATTCGATATAGGTGAAATTACTTTTGAAAAGCCTGACTATGAAACATTTGAATGCTTAAAATTAGGTCTTTGGGCTGCCAAAACAGGAGGAAGTATGCCAGCAGTTTTAAATGCAGCAAACGAAGAAGCTGTTAACTTATTCCTAAATAATAAAATAAAATTTTTAGAAATTGCAGAACTAATAAAAAAAGTTATGGAAAACCATAATGTTATATATGATATAACTGTTGATAAAATTTTAGAAATAGAAAATTATATTAAAGAATATATTAAATCTTTAGTTGATTAG
- the rseP gene encoding RIP metalloprotease RseP, with translation MQTFLAAVFVFGLLITSHEFGHFITAKLSNVKVLEFSLGMGPKLFGFKTKETDYSLRILPIGGYVKMLGEEEQCTDPRAFCNQSPWKRLIIIVAGAFMNFLIAVILFILVAYNLGVVKPIVSSVEAGYPAMSAGVKPNDKILMVNEQKIYTWNQFKEFISENKDKPFKMTVKRDNNIIEINLKPVYNKNEDRYLVGISPKLVKGDLIESIRTGFSETITSIKQMIIFLGKIFKGEFSTNDVGGPVAIVKMSGEAAKVGLWNLLFFAGFLSINLGVFNLIPFPALDGGWVIILLYEAITGKKIDENKIGLINLIGFAILMAFAILVTFKDIIRLSSY, from the coding sequence TTGCAAACATTTTTAGCAGCAGTATTTGTATTTGGGCTACTTATAACAAGCCATGAATTTGGACATTTTATAACCGCTAAACTTTCTAATGTTAAGGTTTTAGAGTTTTCCCTTGGAATGGGCCCTAAGCTATTTGGTTTCAAAACAAAAGAAACTGATTATTCACTTAGAATACTTCCTATTGGTGGATATGTTAAAATGCTTGGAGAAGAGGAGCAATGTACTGATCCAAGGGCATTTTGTAATCAAAGTCCATGGAAAAGGTTAATAATTATAGTTGCTGGAGCATTTATGAATTTTTTAATTGCAGTAATACTATTTATACTAGTTGCTTATAACTTAGGTGTTGTAAAACCTATTGTAAGCAGTGTTGAAGCAGGTTATCCTGCAATGAGTGCTGGAGTAAAACCAAACGATAAGATATTGATGGTTAATGAGCAAAAAATATATACCTGGAACCAATTTAAAGAATTTATTTCAGAAAACAAAGATAAACCTTTTAAAATGACAGTTAAAAGAGATAATAATATAATTGAGATAAATTTAAAGCCTGTTTATAATAAAAATGAAGATAGATATTTAGTAGGAATTTCTCCAAAGCTTGTTAAAGGAGATTTGATTGAATCGATTAGAACTGGATTTAGTGAAACTATTACATCAATAAAGCAAATGATTATTTTCTTAGGTAAAATTTTTAAAGGTGAGTTTTCTACGAATGATGTAGGTGGTCCTGTTGCAATTGTTAAAATGTCAGGGGAAGCAGCAAAAGTAGGCCTATGGAACCTTCTTTTCTTTGCAGGCTTTTTAAGTATTAACCTTGGAGTGTTTAATCTTATTCCTTTTCCTGCACTTGATGGAGGATGGGTTATAATTCTGCTATATGAAGCAATAACTGGGAAAAAAATAGATGAAAATAAAATTGGATTAATAAATTTAATAGGGTTTGCAATATTAATGGCTTTTGCAATACTTGTAACATTTAAAGATATAATAAGACTGAGTTCGTATTAA
- the ispG gene encoding flavodoxin-dependent (E)-4-hydroxy-3-methylbut-2-enyl-diphosphate synthase: MRRKSKKVKVGNIFVGGDSPISVQSMTNTETKNIKETVNQILSLEKEGCEIIRVAVPDMESARALIDIKKSIHIPLVADIHFDYRLAIESIKNGADAIRLNPGNIGSEDKIREVISAAKHNGVPIRIGVNSGSLEKDLLEKYKRPTPMALVESALRHVGILEKNGFFDIVISVKSSNVIENIEGYMLLAERTEYPLHLGVTEAGTIFSGSIKSAVGIGTLLYHGIGDTIRVSLTDNPIEEVKVGKEILKACGVRQFGIEIISCPTCGRTNIDLISIVKKAENLLKDINKPIKVAIMGCVVNGPGEAQEADIGIAGGKGEGIIFKNGKIIKKVSEDLLLDELINEINKL, encoded by the coding sequence ATGAGAAGAAAGAGTAAAAAAGTTAAAGTAGGAAATATTTTTGTTGGTGGAGATTCCCCAATATCAGTTCAATCCATGACAAATACAGAAACAAAAAACATAAAAGAAACTGTAAATCAAATTTTATCCCTTGAGAAAGAAGGCTGTGAGATAATTAGAGTAGCTGTGCCTGATATGGAATCTGCAAGGGCATTAATTGATATAAAGAAAAGTATTCATATTCCTCTTGTTGCTGATATTCACTTTGATTACAGACTTGCAATAGAATCTATCAAAAATGGTGCAGACGCAATAAGATTAAATCCTGGTAATATAGGTAGTGAAGATAAAATTCGAGAAGTTATAAGTGCTGCAAAACATAATGGAGTACCTATTAGAATTGGTGTAAATTCTGGTTCATTAGAGAAAGATTTACTTGAAAAATATAAAAGGCCCACTCCCATGGCTCTTGTAGAAAGTGCTTTGAGGCATGTTGGCATTTTAGAGAAGAATGGTTTTTTTGACATTGTTATTTCAGTTAAATCGTCAAATGTAATAGAAAATATTGAAGGCTATATGCTTTTAGCTGAGAGGACAGAGTATCCCCTCCATTTAGGAGTTACTGAAGCAGGTACTATATTTTCAGGAAGTATTAAATCAGCAGTTGGCATAGGAACTTTGCTATACCACGGAATAGGGGATACAATAAGAGTATCCTTAACTGACAACCCAATAGAAGAAGTAAAAGTAGGAAAAGAAATTTTAAAAGCTTGCGGAGTAAGGCAATTTGGTATAGAAATAATATCATGTCCTACCTGTGGTAGAACAAATATAGATTTAATAAGTATTGTTAAGAAAGCAGAAAATTTACTTAAAGATATAAATAAGCCAATAAAAGTAGCAATAATGGGTTGTGTTGTTAACGGCCCTGGTGAAGCTCAAGAAGCTGATATAGGTATAGCTGGTGGTAAAGGTGAAGGTATTATATTTAAAAATGGTAAAATAATAAAAAAAGTCAGTGAAGATTTACTTCTTGATGAATTAATTAATGAAATTAACAAATTATAA
- a CDS encoding glycosyltransferase family 2 protein, with translation MRTACIIPAFNEEKTIKDVIEVVKSVKIIDEVIVVSDGSKDNTAKISRDMGVFTIEYEENKGKGAALKAGIDNANADILLFLDADLIGLTKQHVISLLEPVINDEADMTIGIFSNGRLATDLAQKVAPHLSGQRAIKKEIITNINNIDMTRYGVEVALTKLVEKENYRVKTVELKDMTHIMKEEKLGFKKGIAARMKMYWEIVKCLKM, from the coding sequence ATGAGAACTGCATGTATAATTCCAGCTTTTAATGAAGAAAAAACAATAAAAGATGTTATTGAAGTAGTAAAAAGCGTTAAAATCATTGATGAAGTAATAGTTGTTAGCGATGGCTCTAAGGATAATACTGCTAAAATATCAAGGGATATGGGCGTATTTACAATTGAATACGAAGAAAATAAGGGAAAAGGAGCTGCTTTAAAAGCTGGAATAGATAATGCAAATGCTGATATTCTTCTTTTTCTTGATGCTGATCTTATAGGCTTAACTAAACAGCATGTCATATCGTTATTAGAACCGGTTATTAATGATGAAGCTGATATGACAATTGGAATCTTTTCAAATGGAAGATTAGCTACTGACCTTGCTCAAAAAGTGGCACCTCATCTTTCAGGACAAAGGGCTATTAAAAAGGAAATAATAACAAATATAAATAATATTGATATGACAAGATACGGAGTTGAAGTAGCTTTAACAAAACTCGTTGAAAAAGAAAACTATAGGGTAAAAACAGTTGAGCTAAAAGATATGACGCATATAATGAAAGAAGAAAAACTTGGGTTTAAAAAAGGTATAGCTGCAAGAATGAAAATGTATTGGGAAATAGTAAAATGCTTAAAAATGTAA